CAGCGAACGCCACGCTCGACGTCGTCGTCGAGGAGGACCTGCCGGGCAACGCCGCCGCGATCGGTGACTACCTGCAGACCGAACTCGCGGCGCTCGACGTCCCGATCCGAGATATCCGCGGCGAGGGGCTGATGATCGGCGTCGAGGTCAAACGCGGTGCGAACCGCGTGCTGCGAGACCTCGCGCTCGAGCAGCAGGTGCTCGCGTTGCCGGCCGGTCGGAGCGTCGTGCGTCTGCTCCCGCCGCTCGTCCTCGAAGAGCGTCACGCGGACGACGTGGTCGCCGCACTGGCGGACGTCCTCGCACCGAAAGCCGAGTCCGAATCATGAGCGCGACGATGAAGGACACAGCCGACGTCTCGGCCGTGACCGCCCGGCAGTTGCTGATCGACCTCGTGTCGATCCCGTCGCCGTCGGACGAGGAAGCCGACGCAGCAGGGCGACTCGTCGAGTTCTTCGAGGCCTACGGCCGCGAGGCGTGGATCGACGAGGTCGGCAACGTTCGCGCGCCAGCCGACGATTCGGTCCTGCTAACCTCCCACGTCGACACCGTCCCCGGCGAGATCCCGGTCGAGGTGGAGCCGGCCGACGAAGACGACGTGGCTGCCGACGTCGCCGACGAGACGGGCGTTGACGTCCTCCGGGGCCGGGGCAGCGTCGACGCGACCGGCCCGCTGGCCGCGATGGCCGCCGCAGCCGTTCGCACGGGCGTCTCCTTCGTCGGCGTCGTCGGCGAGGAGACGAACTCACGCGGCGCACGCCATCTCGTCGCGGACCGCGAGGAACCCGAGGCGGTCGTCAACGGCGAACCGAGCGGCGCGACGGGGATCACGCTCGGCTACCGCGGCTTCCTCGCGGGCACCTACGTCGCGACCAGCGAATCCGGCCACACCTCGCGGCCGGAACCCAACGCGATCCAGCACGCGACGAACTGGTGGACGACCGTCGAGGACGCGTTCGAACACGACGAGTACACGCCCGTCTTCGAGCGCGTGACCGCCAAACCCGTCGCGATCGACGGCGGGATCAGCGAGGATGGCCTCTCCGTCGAGACGACGCTGGACGTCCAGTTACGGATTCCGCCGTCCCTCGACGCCGAGACGGTCCGCGAGACCGCCGAAGCCGAACTCGAGATCGGGACCGTCTCCTGGGCGGAGCCGATCCCGCCGGTCATGGAGAGCCCGCGGACCGAAGTCGCCCGGGCGTTCCGGGCCGCGATCCGGAAGGAAGGCGGCGATCCTCGACTCCTCCGCAAGACCGGCACCAGCGACATGAACCTCTACGCAGGCGCGTGGGACTGTCCGATGGTTACCTACGGCCCGGGCAACTCCGAACTCGATCACGCGCCGGACGAACGGCTCTCGCTCGCGGAATTCGACCAGTCGGTCGCGGTCCTGACGCGGGTCGCGACGACGTTGCGCGGAGGTGACGAGTGATGTCGTCCGGCGACGTCCGTCACTTCCTCGAAATCGACGACCTCTCGACGGACGAACTCGAGACCGTCCTCGATCGGGCCGCGGCGTACAAACGCGCCCAGCAGGCCGGCGAGGACCACCCCGATCTCGCGGGGCAGACGCTCGGCATGATCTTCCAGAAGCCGAGCACGCGGACGCGGGTGTCCTTCGAGACGGGAATGACCCAGCTCGGCGGCCACGCCGTCTTCCTGGGGGAAGACGACATCCAGCTCGGCCGCGGCGAGCCGCTGAAGGATACCTCGCGTACGCTTTCGCGGTACGTCGATGCGGTGATGGCCCGGGTGTTCAAACACGAGAACATCGAGGTGCTCGCGGAGTACTCGTCGG
The nucleotide sequence above comes from Halosolutus halophilus. Encoded proteins:
- a CDS encoding [LysW]-lysine hydrolase — translated: MSATMKDTADVSAVTARQLLIDLVSIPSPSDEEADAAGRLVEFFEAYGREAWIDEVGNVRAPADDSVLLTSHVDTVPGEIPVEVEPADEDDVAADVADETGVDVLRGRGSVDATGPLAAMAAAAVRTGVSFVGVVGEETNSRGARHLVADREEPEAVVNGEPSGATGITLGYRGFLAGTYVATSESGHTSRPEPNAIQHATNWWTTVEDAFEHDEYTPVFERVTAKPVAIDGGISEDGLSVETTLDVQLRIPPSLDAETVRETAEAELEIGTVSWAEPIPPVMESPRTEVARAFRAAIRKEGGDPRLLRKTGTSDMNLYAGAWDCPMVTYGPGNSELDHAPDERLSLAEFDQSVAVLTRVATTLRGGDE